TGTAGCAATTTGTAATTATATTCCCTGTGTTTACTGGCAGCAGATCTACCTTCCTAAAGAACAACCCTTTTCTTAACACCGTGTGAACAGAGCAGTATCCAGCAAGGGCAGGGGACTCGCtccccccagggcagtgccaatTTTCCAAGCCTATGCCATCCCCAGCCCGGCCACCCATGACCCCCCCGTCTCACCGGTCCTTCCGACCTCGCCGAGGGACGTGGGCCACAGCAGCAAGTCCCCTTCCAGTAATGTACTGCAAGTCGTCGGGCAGACGGCTGGTCACCTCCAGGCCAGCGTCCAGCTTCTCCTTGTTGGCCTTGGTCAGTCTCTTGATCTTTACGAGGAGGTCCGGGCGGCCGTAGCGAAAATGCGGGTTCCAGAAGTGGTGCAGGGGCCCATCAGCGTAGCTGGTATCGCCCACCGCCGTGGCCGGCCTCGGTCTGGACCCGACCGTGCTGCTGGCGGGACTCACCGTCAGCTTGTGGAACCCGTACAGGTTGAGCTGGCGGACGATGCTGCCGAAGTTCTTGGTTTTGAAGAGCTCCTCCTCCCCGGCGGCGCTGAGCCCCacgcccagcagctcctgctcgaAGAGCCCCTGGTCGATGAACAGGCCTTCGCCGTGGGCGTCCCAGCGTACCGAGTGGACGCAGGGGCTGTTgaccagcagccacagcttcatGGGGAAGGTGCAGGGCCGGGGGATGAcagggcgggagcggggccagAGAGCGGCGGAGGAGGGGCGGAAACCAGCCGGCAGCGGCGGCTTCGCCATCGCGCCGGGCGGCAACTGTCGCGACACGCGGCAGCGCGCGCCCAACGCCCCGCCGCCCACAACGGCCGCCGCGCGGGGGCAGCGCCGCCCCCGTCGAACGCTGGCACGCGCCCGATGCACGACGCGCGCTCGGGCCGGCCCCGCGGGAACCCTCAGGCTCCCGAGCATCGGTCCCGGAGCGCGCCGCGCTGCCCACGGCAGCTCCGGGCCCTGCGAGCCCTGCGgtgccctcagtgcccccagcccagaCCCCGCTGCCCTCCGCGTCACAGAAAGAATACAACTCTCTAGCACTGTGATTTCAGTATTAGAAAGCAGGCGTTACTTAATTTCAGTGCTGGGTGCAcgggggaggagggggggggggggggggacggATGGACACGCCAGCAGAGTTTTCGAAAATTCTCGTTCCCCTTATTAACATGTACAAAGCTGTACACCTTATAGCTTGGGCATGCATACAGAGTTTGGAGAACAGTCCCAAAAGGGTCTTTGGTGGTTATTTGGAGAATGGCTCCCACCTTACTTTATCCTTTCATGGCCACAAGTTCACCTGAGGACATGACATGAATTGGCTCACAGTCTGCTGTCTTGGTTGAGCAACTTCTTTCCTTGgtaagaaaactttttttacaACTTATGAAACTTTAAACAACGCGTCTCAATTTCTCGTCACAACTGAGATACTGCAAACAATATGCTTTTTGAGTATTTACATCATCAGTTTCCTGATGtcctctcagtgtccccagcccacacTGTAATGTCCTCAtcctctgcccctgccatcCCTCAGCCCTCCAGCCTCTAACACCCCCCTcagccaccccagagccctcATGCCCACCACCTCCTCTCAAGCCCCACCTTCccctcagctgcccccagcccccttgGCCTCCTGTGCCTTCAGTGGCTCTCCAGTTCCTTCAGATGTGACATCCCTGAGGAGGCCAGTGCGGGTGCcaccacagctcccactgttCCCATGAGTGACCCAGCTGAGGGGATAACGCAGGGTGGATGGGGGGGCCAGGTGGGAAGGGGTTCAGGAGACATGAATAACAACCCTGGTGATGGTGAGAGGGCATCCCTACCTGGGCCATAGGCATGACAGACTGGCTGTGCTCACTCCAGGAGACGCTTGGGCACTGCCTGGATCAGTGCTAGCACAGACCATCAGCCACTCCTCAGACCCAAAGATCACCTATGCCACGTGCATCAGAGCATCGCCTCTATCTCAGGAACCCAGTGCAGGTCAGTGACGGCAGATCTTCAGTAGcagcagtaaaaaaataatgaggaatGTTTCATGGCAGAGCAAAGGGAATAGCAGTGATGCAGTCACCCTAAAATGGGGTAAGGGACTTCTGCAAAAGCCTCAGAGACACTTTATGGTCTTGACTCAGAATGTGAAAGGGAAGTGGTGAAACATAAACCAGAAGCTGGTTGCAATGTCCTGGGCACAGttatattaataaaatgcaACACAATGGCTGGAATGCGATATGGATGACTAATTTCCCCTGTTAAAATGCGGTATCTACTTGCTAGGTGCTGCATATTTATCAGAAACTACTCAGGACCCACAATTATGAAATGCTGAAGAAAGGCTCATAGACCCACATTTTAATGTAACTGCTGTGTGTTGATAATCAGAACCTGGTTTTATGCCTTGATCctttaaaaggattttaaatcctttaaattattttctcttgcggttgtttttgggggtttttcatGCTTGCATGCATGCTGACTAATGCATGCTCCTTCTATAATATGGGGTATGAAGGAGACTGATTTTCAGTCAGCAGTACATCAGGGAGAAACAGTTCAGCCATTATTTGTCAAAAGAGAAACAGTCTTTTGTAATGTGGGGCAATCTCTCGCTGAAATTCAATAGAACCAAATTATCTAGCCAAGAAGCTATTGAAGAGCAAAGGGTTTAATCCTTTGGTGCAGTATGGTATAGACTTTGGGATCACTGTCATTGAAGATTGCTTTTCCAGCAAAAGAGGCCTATGTGCAAAATAGCAAGAGGGATGGAGACAGCACTCCCTCTGTCACTTGCAAATAAATATTGTGGTTTTCTGCTCCATTTAACCTTAGCTATGGATACTTGTGCTGGCTGTGTGATTAAAGCTTATAGAAAAATACTTACCCAGCAGTCTGCCGGGGCCAGCACTTTTGCTCTTGCCCTGAAAAAACGAATTGTTCCTTGGAttcacagcaggaaaatcagCCAAACCTGAAAAAATGTTACTGACTGCTGACTTTGGTCAAGGTTGCAGCCACAGAAGGAGAGAGGGTTGATGCTGAATAAACTCACAGACCAATGCTGGACCAACTGTATGTGATGGTTTTGCCTGCACATGTGGAGCAGGAAGTACAGTGGCTCTGCAGCGGGCAGGAGTGAAGTGGAGCAGCAGCCAAGACTAGCTGTGGCAATTAAATTTTACGAGAAATAGTTGCTCTTATGTTACAAAGCAGGTGGCCTGCACTGGGCCTGCAGAGCTACAGCTTTGCTGTCCTCTCCCTAAGCCACATCACATAGCTGCTTGCAATTCACTGTCCAGCCAGTCATCTCTGTGAAGCTGATCAGAGAGAAAGGTTCCACTTGCTTTGTAAGAAATAGGCCCAACAAATTGTCAGAGGTCGCAAAACACTATTTCGTCATGCTGGAGTTCTCACATATGAGAGCTTTTTATCTTTAGCAAAATACTCAAATAAAATAAGTGAACCAAGCAAACTCAGTGTGCTTAGACACAAGTTCATATTTTCAAAGGCATTGAAGCATCCAGTGCAATAGTCTGGAAGCAATATCCGAGACTTTTTCTAATGGCAAACCAAAATTCCATGATTTGCAAACTGTCTCAAACAAATTGCTGTTTACTCAGGCAAAAGCTTGAAAACTGATTGCACATTCCTGTGGTATAGCTATATTCAGATTTACTTGTGGGGTCATTTATCACCTCAGCTAAAGCTGCAGAATCAGAACAGATGCCTGG
This genomic window from Zonotrichia leucophrys gambelii isolate GWCS_2022_RI chromosome Z, RI_Zleu_2.0, whole genome shotgun sequence contains:
- the LOC135460110 gene encoding heat shock factor protein 5-like gives rise to the protein MKLWLLVNSPCVHSVRWDAHGEGLFIDQGLFEQELLGVGLSAAGEEELFKTKNFGSIVRQLNLYGFHKLTVSPASSTVGSRPRPATAVGDTSYADGPLHHFWNPHFRYGRPDLLVKIKRLTKANKEKLDAGLEVTSRLPDDLQYITGRGLAAVAHVPRRGRKDRTFPVAELMCGHVFPLEKRDISWINNKTERQGRSGGVCQACKGRSRDIPAHHIMKEQKQNSCLDVCNRQGFLV